A window of Strigops habroptila isolate Jane chromosome 5, bStrHab1.2.pri, whole genome shotgun sequence contains these coding sequences:
- the ZNF488 gene encoding zinc finger protein 488, with product MMELTSLPKFLWTSDNKFLHHHFPDILATVHTTQDIAEEVVFGPCMLQNTLLDTVAFIALKCSDRRNVHYVFKVDVTSVHSPTGLPWMRLVQAAANSNEQNLEAYLENSQLYYRSTRKINKNEELLVWYDEELSSLLGFNEIKAQSPQNDLRCQECDQVFKCEHSYLSHVRFLCVPEKSTLLWKNFQNPKMEKSNLAEQTTNFHSLARDLEVKMAACKDDAHGLTGERRAKSEGAENNKSRKTVLLEKNNNLSEEHNWGGKEEVGGEHALAGSFWKLSSGRQSARKDALEQKQSAFTEVRRMKEKLRNEGPKEPEEEDGIVPLGKEQVSKEVLLNSSGSAFSFVWPTRTRGEQKSAFSKPSKCLTERPAINSSHPISESPKSLEELSGFLATTDIMCCSTLLNSKFFVSDLCNVQMLQTSITQSNAFPYTSEPWPKQAGGQLQNTTTTSSSSSSSLTLLPPTFTSFGVAAQNWCAKCNLSFRMTSDLVFHMRSHHKKEYSSAESQCKRRREEKLTCPICHEYFRERHHLSRHMTSHN from the exons ATGATGGAACTTACATCTTTGCCTAAATTCCTTTGGACAAGTGACAACAAATTTCTGCATCACCATTTTCCGGACATATTGGCTACTGTTCATACCACACAAGACATTGCTGAAGAAGTTGTTTTTGGACCATGCATGCTCCAGAACACCCTGCTGGACACTGTAGCTTTTATTGCTCTCAAGTGTTCCGATAGACGGAACGTCCACTATGTATTTAAG GTAGATGTTACATCTGTGCACAGTCCCACGGGACTGCCTTGGATGAGACTTGTACAAGCAGCTGCCAATAGCAATGAGCAGAACTTGGAAGCTTATTTAGAAAACAGTCAGTTATATTACCGCTCTACCAGGAAAATCAACAAAAATGAGGAGCTGCTTGTCTGGTATGACGAAGAGCTTTCCAGCCTCTTGGGTTTCAATGAGATAAAAGCTCAGAGTCCCCAGAATG attTGAGATGCCAAGAATGTGATCAAGTCTTTAAATGTGAGCATTCTTATCTCTCCCATGTTCGCTTCCTATGTGTGCCAGAGAAGAGCACCCTGCTATGGAAAAACTTCCAGAACCCTAAGATGGAAAAAAGCAACTTAGCCGAGCAAACCACGAATTTCCACAGCTTGGCAAGGGATCTAGAGGTCAAAATGGCAGCTTGTAAAGATGATGCCCATGGTCTcacaggagaaaggagagcaaAATCTGAAGGGGCTGAGAACaacaagagcaggaaaacagtgTTGTTGGAGAAAAACAATAATCTGAGTGAGGAACATAACTGGGGGGGCAAGGAAGAGGTTGGGGGAGAGCATGCATTGGCTGGTTCTTTCTGGAAGCTTAGTTCAGGGAGGCAGTCAGCTAGGAAGGATGCTTTAGAGCAGAAACAGAGCGCTTTCACTGAGGTCAGGAGGatgaaggagaagctgaggaATGAGGGACCGAAGGAGCCAGAAGAGGAGGATGGCATAGTCCCGCTTGGTAAAGAGCAGGTATCAAAGGAAGTGTTGCTAAACTCCTCTGGTAGTGCATTCTCCTTTGTGTGGCCCACCAGAACCCGAGGAGAACAGAAGAGTGCTTTCAGCAAACCCAGTAAGTGTCTAACAGAAAGACCTGCAATAAATTCTTCTCATCCCATAAGTGAGTCACCAAAGAGCTTGGAAGAGCTGTCTGGCTTCCTTGCCACCACAGACATCATGTGCTGCAGCACCCTTCTCAATTCCAAGTTCTTTGTCAGTGATTTGTGTAATGTCCAGATGCTGCAGACAAGCATCACTCAGAGCAATGCTTTCCCATATACCTCAGAACCGTGGCCCAAACAAGCAGGAGGACAGTTACAAAACACAACCaccacttcttcctcctcctcctcttccttgactcttcttccccccaccttcACATCCTTTGGAGTGGCTGCCCAGAACTGGTGTGCCAAATGCAATCTGTCCTTTCGCATGACATCTGATTTAGTCTTCCACATGAGGTCACATCACAAAAAAGAATACTCCTCAGCTGAGTCCCAGTGCAAGAGAAGACGAGAGGAGAAGCTAACATGTCCCATTTGTCATGAGTATTTCCGAGAACGCCATCATTTATCCCGGCACATGACTTCTCATAATTAG